The genomic stretch tttacggACGCTACTCTTGGTGCTATGCCACAGGTGCTATCGAGCCCGCTCCTAAAATCGACGGGCGGCAGCAGGCGGCTGTGACTCTTCAGGAGAACATGACACACAGGTTCAACTGCCAATCAGACGGCTGGGACCCCCGCGCCCCGCCGCTGCTGACCTGGTACCTGAACGGGGAGCAGCAGAGGGAGCCGTCGCCGAACCGCGGCCGCCTGGTGATGACGTCAAAAAGAGACTCTGAGGTCTTAAGACCGGGGACCAATCAAAACAGCACCTTCTCTCTGCGGGCCAGAAAGTGGGACAGGGAACTGGTGTGCGTCGCATCAAACCCCAGGACGGGGGAAAGTTACAATGCAACAGTCACGCTCAATGTCCAGTGTGAGTTTAGGTGAAATATTTTTCACGGACTGCACGTCTGTTTCAGTTGACGTTGGTCAAACCCGTCCTCTCCTCTGTGCCCCAGTCCAGCCAGAGATCCTCAGGGTCAACGCCCACTACAGTGAAACCTCAGACCCCGGCCTCTCCCTGGTCCTGTTCGCCCTGGTACGCTCTAACCCTCCTGCCACCATCACCTTCGTGGACCAGTCGGGCCAGCTGGTGGCCAATACCTCTGACTTCCTCATCCTGGACTCGCGGAGCTACCCGTGGCTGACCAATCACACCCTGAGGGTCACGCTGAGCAGTCTATCGGGGAACTTAACAGTGAATGCCAGCAACAGCGTGGGGATTTCTCAGAGCAACCTCACACTGGCAGGTTAGTAATTAATAATTACTAATTATAACCAAAGAGAAAGGAATATTCTgttcaagcattttttttgcacctatgatgacacacacacacaaaaaatgtccTCATCTCTGCCAGCAGGGTTTATAAGGATGTGATGCCCTGGGCAACAGACTGTTAGGAGTGCATTCCACTTAAAGGATTTTCTGAGACAATTCAGTCAATGAACACCACATCCTGCTAGTTTCCACAAATTTAATCTTTCAAAAAAaagcctccatgccacgcctgTATATGTCACACAGTCAAAAAAATACAACCAAAACAAATACTGAGGCGCGGAGCATGCGCTTAAAGTTTGCTGCTGTTTAGCTGATGTGCTAATGGGCGAGGGTCAGGTTGGAGGCAACATCCTCATCATCCTTTCGAAATAACTGCAAATTAATTATCCACGCAGAAATACGACAAAGCAAACTAACCCACTTGATAGGGGATTATGTGTTTTCTTTGGAAGCTTATTAAAGACAGAGTTTGCAGAgtatctgtttcatttaaaaacatgaaagcaaCTATTTTGGTCCCCAAAAACCTAAGGGCCCCCATGCAGCTTCCCTAAGCCCATGATAAGTCTGGCCTGGATGACCAGAACTCATTATGTCCTGTAACACAACAGAAACTAAAGGAAAATGCAGCGACagtgtgcaaaaaaataaaataagatgtcAGTTTGCATTAAAGTACTACTGGTGATCAGAGGCAGGTGAAACCAGTTCTATAATAGACTAAGACTGTGTCAGAAATTTGTCCTTGAATTTCTTCACAAAGCAGCTGAAACAAACCAGAGTACCTAACTGCACTGCACCGTCTTCCAATGATGCTGCCCTAAACGTCTAGGTGATAAAGTCCATTCAGCCATGCAGGCCTTTCAGAGCCGCTGTGTTTGGGCTAGGTTTGTAAAACCACTGCAGAGGCTTTGGGTCGGCTCTTTGCAAAAGCTTTTCGCTTTCTGTAATTGTAGAAACGGCTGGTTTCAGGTTACGAGTGGATCCACTTAGGCAGCGCAATGCGAGCTCTTAAACGTGGTTCTACAATCAGGTGAACCCGTTTGAATGCTGACATCAATTGATGAGTGGCTCGTCATTTAAACTTTCctaaaagtataaaaatatttccttACTGTGGAATATCTTAAATTCTGCCTAACATTATGATCATTGTGATACTTGCGACGCAAAGTGATAATGtggtaaaaagcttttttatttttgtttagctAGTTACATTTTAGCTATAGCAGCTTAGCTAGCAGCTAAAGTCCCAGTGATGGAGGCAAGTAAATTTTTCCCATAAGATTACTGTGCTGTGTCATGGTGGAGTTGGACCTGCAGTTTGACCTGAACAAAGTAAAAAAGTGATCTATAATGAAATGAAAAGCTTATCTATCACTGTTCAGTTCGCTTTTCAGTcaagttttcattcattttgacCTTATGAAATCCAAAAGCTGTACCTGTAACAACGTGATTATTTTTTGGATTGATGTGTTTTGCATGGTGGTAATCTGGCCATGTTACAGTTAAGACAAAATGCTCCAAagccctggcagatttaggtttgaGATAATCTTTTATTTCTACCAACATGGTTCTTCTGACGGATGAATCATGAATTGTACTTGCGTGCATGAATTATGATTTATATAGTAATTGCACatgaattgtgtttttgttctttgtctaaAACAGATGCTTCTTTTTTGAGAAAGGCCTGAGTCATTTTCTATCGGAAACAGACTTATTGTACTTTAGATGTACTTTATGGTTTTGCGTTTCTAGGTCAAATTTAGCATAAGCACTGACTCAGGCTTTGCTGGCACATTTCAGGCTAATCAGATaacagatttttctgttttggtatttaaaaaaaaatccttgagaGGATGTTTTAAACAGGAGGCATTTATGTGctgatttgttgtttatttatatatttttcatttatttattgtctctTGTCTGTATGCTAACCTAAGCTAAGCATATATGTTTCTCatacagtaaaaagaaaatctatatTTAGGAAAGTCAAAATGTGTGAGCATTTATTTACATGTGTCTCCTTCTAACTCCAGAGTTCCTGCAGTCTCGTGTGGAGGTTCCCATGCTGGGGATAGTAACCGGAGGAGCCATGGCCTTCATGGCCCTCCTCATCCTCAGTCTAATAGTTCTCTGCCTTatgcaaaaaaacaagagcaagaTCATTGGTGAGAACCAAATGTGCTGTTGGGTTTGTAAAATGGAAGATGTTTGTGGTTTGGACCTTCGTGTGAGAGACCGCACATGATCATCCGCTTTCTTGTGTTTCGTCATAGATGAGCCAGTGGAGATTCTGATGACcaagaaaaggtaaaaagacAGTTTTGCTCAAAGTCAGAGACTAAGAAAATCTAgctgtgctttttaaaaactttctgAACTGATTTTGCACGATGAACATCAGCTTGCACTATTTTCTACCATTTAAGTAAAAGTATCTACTTGCCCATCCAAATTATTGAATCTAGTCGTTCTAATCACTTTTAAGGGAACACTTGTGCCAAATCCAGCATCTAGTCATGGGCACTGATTCtgtaaacatttgtgaaagaatgggtcgctctcaggagctcagtgaattcaGACATGGTGCCGTGATAAAGATGGCATCAGTGCAACAAGTCCAGTCATGAAGTATTTTTG from Fundulus heteroclitus isolate FHET01 chromosome 18, MU-UCD_Fhet_4.1, whole genome shotgun sequence encodes the following:
- the LOC105933188 gene encoding transmembrane protein 25, which encodes MDSACLRTWTSGSAVVFFNTLALSWAGAIEPAPKIDGRQQAAVTLQENMTHRFNCQSDGWDPRAPPLLTWYLNGEQQREPSPNRGRLVMTSKRDSEVLRPGTNQNSTFSLRARKWDRELVCVASNPRTGESYNATVTLNVQFQPEILRVNAHYSETSDPGLSLVLFALVRSNPPATITFVDQSGQLVANTSDFLILDSRSYPWLTNHTLRVTLSSLSGNLTVNASNSVGISQSNLTLAEFLQSRVEVPMLGIVTGGAMAFMALLILSLIVLCLMQKNKSKIIDEPVEILMTKKSESATLKTDRADKTNIPRENMSLPSNMQLNDLSTLRKAREAAQQNSVGEEKKEEEEEEDLSLAYAARGFARYPMVGYIYKVNSTSSEEIWL